The Patescibacteria group bacterium genome contains the following window.
GAAGATTCCCCTCAGCCGATTAACTGCACCATTATCAGCGACTGCTAAAAGAAACCTGGTTGGTTATGGCTATATTTTTTACGGCATGTTTATTTTTTTGCTCGGTTATTCCACCAATATTTGGCAAATCTTCGCCATCCAAACGGTGGTTGGTCTACTAGATGCTTTAACCTACCCCATTAAATGGTCAATCTTTGCTCATATTGTCGACAAGGGTCGAGAAGAATACGAGTGGGGTTTAGAAGACATTGCCTCAACGTCACTGCCGGCTATTTTTATTGCTGTGGCTGGGATTGTTTCATCACAATTTGGTTTGGAAAATGTCTTCTTACTGTTTGCAGTTTTGTTGATTGTCAGTGGGCTGACTTTCTTCTCTATAAAACAAACTAATCAACTTTAACTATTCATCATGGCTATTACTATTATCAATGACTGCCGCGACGCCAATGCCATTGGCCGACAAATAACCAGACTCTCCGCTCTAACAAACCAGGCTGTATCTTTTGTTGGAGTTCATAATGATTTAGAAGCTGCCGGAAATTTAATAGATGTAGTTGATGCCTTTGGTGATAACCCTGGCATGATTTTAGTAAAC
Protein-coding sequences here:
- a CDS encoding MFS transporter, with translation MNKIKGISSNIKAHIIADGFYYAGYSVVNTFLSLLITSKVAPGRLDIVGYAISYYMLIRALAKIPLSRLTAPLSATAKRNLVGYGYIFYGMFIFLLGYSTNIWQIFAIQTVVGLLDALTYPIKWSIFAHIVDKGREEYEWGLEDIASTSLPAIFIAVAGIVSSQFGLENVFLLFAVLLIVSGLTFFSIKQTNQL